One Cardiocondyla obscurior isolate alpha-2009 linkage group LG16, Cobs3.1, whole genome shotgun sequence genomic region harbors:
- the LOC139109113 gene encoding THAP domain-containing protein 1-like gives MPKRCVVLNCPSATSREKCMSHFFRFPQVEAILVKWIEATGRNNWIPTEASVICDLHFKKNDFTTSEIRRRLKSDVIPSLYIHNVQTVVQTEVNNITECSVHNDPLTEVTNNNDLRKRKASDLLQDAKLKINKLEDENKNLRDKIQFLEKKFVKEYETRINKIKSHFQQQQQKSENKLHIKNKQLKILRVQVKRKDCKVKELLTKLLNMNLLSNTAHDTLLNNFENIKDLFINESKNKNISPHGRRYSTEVKKFAVTLHYHSPKAYEFCSFSYLHNNLKYWPKECLTRSFTNKNSH, from the exons atgCCGAAGCGGTGCGTTGTGTTAAATTGTCCAAGTGCAACAAGCAGAGAAAAGTGCATGTCACATTTTTTCag atttccACAAGTAGAAGCTATTCTAGTAAAATGGATTGAAGCAACAGGAAGAAATAATTGGATTCCCACTGAAGCCAGTGTCATTTGTGATTtacactttaaaaaaaatgattttacaaCATCTGAAATAAGAAGACGACTGAAATCAGATGTGATACCttcattatacatacataatgtTCAAACTGTAGTTCAAACAgaagttaataatataacaGAATGCAGCGTACACAATG ATCCTTTAACTGAAGTCACAAATAACAATGAtctaagaaagagaaaagcttCAGATTTATTACAagatgcaaaattaaaaattaacaaattagaagacgaaaataaaaatttacgagatAAGATacaatttttggaaaaaaaatttgtaaaagaatatgaaactcgaataaataaaataaaaagtcacttccaacagcagcaacaaaaatctgaaaataaattacatataaaaaataaacaattaaaaatattacgagtcCAAGTTAAAAGGAAAGATTGCAAAGTTAAAGAATTgctaacaaaattattaaatatgaatttattaagtaatacgGCACATGATACTctattaaacaattttgaaaatattaaagatttatttataaatgaaagtaaaaataaaaatatatcaccTCATGGAAGACGATATAGCACAGAGGTAAAAAAGTTTGCAGTTACTCTGCACTACCATTCCCCCAAGGCTTATGAATTCTGTAG CTTTTCTTATTTGCACAATAACCTGAAGTATTGGCCAAAAGAATGCTTGACTAGAAGCTTTACTAACAAGAACAGCCACTGA